TATCTTTTGTTGATTGCACATTTGAAGATTTATTATTTAGAAAAGGTAAAATTAAGTTTGAAAAATCTAAGAAGGTTGAAATTAATTTAGAAAAACCTAATGACCAATGGATACATACAATAATTAATATAATTAAAGGTGAATGCTTAGCAATCTTTCTTAATGTCCAATTTCTAAACAAACATGCAAAAATAGAAAACTTCCCATTATCAAAAACGTCCTTTTTAAAAACAGATGTTAGAGAAGTGATGTTATTATGCAATATTAAAAAAGAAAAGATTTTAAGCCATAAACTTCTAAAAAATGATAAAAATAATGAAGGAATATATAAGGAGACATATAACATCCTTAAAAACCACTTAGATTATAAATCAGTCCTTGCAGAATATAGGAATTTAAGAATATCCATTGAAAATAACAGAACTTACATTGAAGCATCTGATTTATACAAAATGGAAATGGAGTTAATAAAAGAATATTCAAATAATGAATTTGAAAAATATATTATCAAAGCTTATGGAGCAATATCTGATTATGGAGAATCAATAAGTATACCAATATTTTGGTTTGTTATTTTAATATTTACAACACCATTTGTTTTAATACTTTTTCATTGTTTAAATTCTCTTATAAATATCCAAATTCCAAACACAATTCTAGATTTTTTATTATTGTATGCAGAATATCTAAAATCAGTGTTGGGATCTAAATTCTACATAGGAGATGGTAAAACCTTAATGGATACAATAATTTATTGCATATACAGTATATTATCAATAATTATACTGGGTAATCTCTATATAGCACTGAGAAGAAAATTAAGTAGAAAATAACGCCATTTTTTATTGGTGGTGAATCTATGAATGAACTTGAAATAATAAACCTCATCTCAAAAAACCTAACTTATAAAGGGAATGCCATAAAATCTATTGGAGATGATTGTGCAGTTTTTGAAATAAATAAAACTTATTTGGTAATAACAACAGATATGATGTTCAAATCCACTCATTTTCCAGACATATTAACTCCATTTCAAATAGGTGGGAGATTAATTACTGCAAACGTCTCAGATATTGCGGCAATGTGTGCAAAGCCATTGGGGATTGTGGTTTCTATTGGAATTAGTAAGGAATATGCAAACAAAAAATTTATAGACGAGTTATCTAAGGGCTTAAACTTCATGGCAGAAAAATACAAATGCCCCGTAGTTGGAGGAGACACAAACAAATCAAATGAACTAACTTTATGCGGAACTGCATTTGGTCTAACGGACAACCCAATATATAGAAAGGCAGAGATTGGGGATGATATTTGCATAACTAATGATTTAGGGAGAGTATTTTGTGCATTGAAGATGATTGAGATGAGAGATAAAGGTATAATAAACAAAAACCAATTTAACAAACTTATGGAAAAATATCCAAATATAACGAAGAAACTCTGCGAGCCAGAGGCAAGAGTAAAAGAGGGCATTTTAATAAATAGATTGATAAATTCTTCCTGCGACATTTCCGATGGATTGGCAAAGGATTTGTTTTATATTGGAGGATTTGAGATATATTCAGAGGAGTTATTAAAGGTAGTTCCAGAGGATGTTTTTGAGTTTTGTGAGGAATTCAATATAAATCCAATAGAGGCGGTGTTGAATAGTGGAGAAGAATTTGAATTGTTATTTACAACAAAAAAATATTTGAAAGTAAAGGAGGAATTAAAAAGAATAAATACAAAGGTTGTTAAGATTGGAAGGGTTATTGAAGATGGAAGATACTTGGATGACAATGTTTTTAAGTTTGGAGGTTATTTGCATAGGTGGTAGATGTGGATAAATGGGAAAAGACAATTTTAAAATTCTTCATTTTGACTCCTATTGTTTATATTATTATGAAACCCCTTGAGAATTTTTTGATAAAGTATGTTACCTTTCATAGTTATTTAATTTTGAAAATGTTTGAGGAGTGTTATTTAGAGGGCAATATAATCCATTTAAGTAATTTGTCGATTGAGGTTATAGGGGTATGCACTGGAGTTTCCCTAATGGCAATATACATCTCATTGGTTATCGTTACGGCAAAAAACTTTAAAGAATTTATTTTAGGTTCTTTTATTGGAATATCCTTAATCTATTTTGGAAATATCATTAGAATATGTTTAATTGCATTTATTGGAACTCATGAAACCTACAACATCCAAACAATACATGATATAATTAGTTACATAGATGTTCCAATAACAGTATTTGCAGCATTACTTTGGTTAAAAATACAGGATCTAATTAACAGGTGAGAAATTGAATCTACAATATATAAGAGTAAATACACTAAAGATAAATCCAGAAACATTAAAAAATAGGTTGGAAAATAAAGGGGTTGTATTGAAAGAGACATTTTTACCTTATGCCTTTGAGGTTCTAAAATCTCCATTCTCTATTGGAGCAACACCAGAGTATTTGTTTGGATACTACTTTGTTCAAAGCATCTCCTCAATGATACCACCAATAGTTTTAAACCCCTCAAAGGATGATTTAGTTTTGGATATGTGTGCTGCTCCAGGTGGGAAAACAACACATTTGTCCCAACTTATGGGCAATGAAGGGGTTATCGTATCTGTTGAAATAAAAAGTAGTAGGATGAAGAGTTTAAAGGCAAATATAAATAGGATGGATATAGCAAATGTTATTATGCTAAATATGAATGCATTGCATTTGAAAGAAAAGAATTTAAGGTTTGATAAAATATTATTGGATGCTCCATGTAGTGGGAATGTAATAAAAGATAAAAGTAGAAATGTAACAAAAGAAGACATAATATATTGCTCAAATAGGCAGAAGGAACTTATTGATGTGGGAATTGATTTATTGAAGGAAGGCGGGACTTTGGTTTATAGCACATGTTCATCCGAAGAGGAGGAAAATGAAGGGGTTATAGAGCATATATTAAATAAGAGGGATAACGTTGAACTTCTGCCAATTGAAAATAGTTTTGAAAGGATAAATGT
This sequence is a window from Methanotorris formicicus Mc-S-70. Protein-coding genes within it:
- the thiL gene encoding thiamine-phosphate kinase — encoded protein: MNELEIINLISKNLTYKGNAIKSIGDDCAVFEINKTYLVITTDMMFKSTHFPDILTPFQIGGRLITANVSDIAAMCAKPLGIVVSIGISKEYANKKFIDELSKGLNFMAEKYKCPVVGGDTNKSNELTLCGTAFGLTDNPIYRKAEIGDDICITNDLGRVFCALKMIEMRDKGIINKNQFNKLMEKYPNITKKLCEPEARVKEGILINRLINSSCDISDGLAKDLFYIGGFEIYSEELLKVVPEDVFEFCEEFNINPIEAVLNSGEEFELLFTTKKYLKVKEELKRINTKVVKIGRVIEDGRYLDDNVFKFGGYLHRW
- the artE gene encoding archaeosortase family protein ArtE, which translates into the protein MDKWEKTILKFFILTPIVYIIMKPLENFLIKYVTFHSYLILKMFEECYLEGNIIHLSNLSIEVIGVCTGVSLMAIYISLVIVTAKNFKEFILGSFIGISLIYFGNIIRICLIAFIGTHETYNIQTIHDIISYIDVPITVFAALLWLKIQDLINR
- a CDS encoding NOL1/NOP2/sun family putative RNA methylase, with the translated sequence MNLQYIRVNTLKINPETLKNRLENKGVVLKETFLPYAFEVLKSPFSIGATPEYLFGYYFVQSISSMIPPIVLNPSKDDLVLDMCAAPGGKTTHLSQLMGNEGVIVSVEIKSSRMKSLKANINRMDIANVIMLNMNALHLKEKNLRFDKILLDAPCSGNVIKDKSRNVTKEDIIYCSNRQKELIDVGIDLLKEGGTLVYSTCSSEEEENEGVIEHILNKRDNVELLPIENSFERINVIEGGIKGTLRVVPPNEPFFIAKLIKTED